A genome region from Clostridia bacterium includes the following:
- a CDS encoding ABC transporter ATP-binding protein, with protein MAQLVFDDVSVRYHTMSGETLAVDRASFAVESGEIVALLGPSGCGKSTLLSCAAGLFRPSAGAVRVDGVPVSGPTPKVGYMLQQDHLLEWRTVLGNVLLGPEIRRADLRAARQRALNLLEKYGLGDFVRHYPHQLSGGMRQRVALVRTLMLDPEFLLLDEPLSALDYQTRLHMQGDLVRIFRQEGRAVLMVTHDLAEAIAMADRVVVLSRRPARVKAEVRLEFGRPGLDPLERRRQPEFGRYFNQIWGLLDVPEGRTAG; from the coding sequence ATGGCGCAACTGGTGTTCGACGACGTTTCCGTGCGATACCACACGATGTCCGGGGAAACGCTGGCGGTCGACCGCGCGTCGTTCGCGGTGGAGTCCGGGGAGATCGTCGCGCTCCTCGGGCCGTCCGGCTGCGGGAAGTCGACGCTCCTCAGTTGCGCGGCCGGCCTCTTCAGGCCGAGCGCCGGCGCGGTGCGCGTCGACGGCGTCCCCGTGAGCGGACCCACGCCGAAGGTCGGGTACATGCTGCAGCAGGATCACCTGCTGGAGTGGCGGACGGTGCTGGGCAACGTGCTGCTGGGCCCGGAGATCCGCCGCGCGGACCTCCGCGCGGCCCGCCAGCGGGCGCTGAACCTGCTGGAGAAGTACGGGCTGGGCGACTTCGTCCGGCATTACCCGCACCAGCTGTCGGGCGGCATGCGCCAGCGGGTGGCGCTGGTGCGCACGCTGATGCTCGACCCCGAGTTTCTCCTGCTCGACGAGCCGCTCTCCGCCCTCGACTACCAGACGCGGCTGCACATGCAGGGCGACCTCGTCCGGATCTTCCGCCAGGAGGGCCGCGCCGTGCTCATGGTCACGCACGACCTCGCCGAGGCGATCGCGATGGCGGACCGCGTCGTGGTGCTGAGCCGGCGACCCGCCCGCGTGAAGGCGGAGGTGCGGCTCGAGTTCGGACGGCCTGGCCTGGATCCCCTCGAGCGGCGGCGCCAGCCGGAGTTCGGCCGCTACTTCAACCAGATCTGGGGCCTCCTCGACGTGCCGGAAGGGAGGACGGCGGGATGA
- a CDS encoding ABC transporter substrate-binding protein: protein MRRFAKLIMLLAALSLAVAGCGGGAAKDAAGDGTGPSEPGSGTGAGQLAHVNLTEVVRSLFYTPEYVALSKGFFKEEGLDVELTTAGGSDKGATQLLSGQADIALVGPETGLYIMARGTDKPLRLFAELTATDGSLLVCKGEKRADFQWTDLKGKTVIGNRPGSSPEMVLETILRQNGLEPGKDVTVVTNIANAAVPGAFKDGDYDCAEMWEPVPEMFEANGWGYVAASPGEAIGRLPYTAFLARQDMIDAHPDTIQRFTNAVYRALKWTYTAPVEEVAAAVAPFFPDTPAELLQKSIQRYRDLKIWTDDLSVTRDQMERYEQILMDGGQLQAHVAYDDYVITTFWEKAKQAGE, encoded by the coding sequence GTGCGCAGGTTTGCGAAGCTCATCATGCTGCTGGCCGCGCTGTCCCTCGCGGTCGCCGGCTGCGGCGGGGGGGCGGCCAAGGACGCGGCCGGCGACGGGACCGGGCCGTCGGAGCCGGGGAGCGGGACCGGCGCCGGCCAGCTCGCCCATGTGAACCTGACCGAAGTGGTGCGCTCGCTGTTCTACACCCCGGAGTACGTCGCCCTGTCGAAGGGCTTCTTCAAGGAGGAGGGCCTCGACGTCGAGCTCACCACCGCCGGCGGCAGCGACAAGGGCGCCACCCAATTGCTGTCCGGCCAGGCGGACATCGCCTTGGTGGGTCCGGAAACGGGCTTGTACATCATGGCCCGCGGCACCGACAAGCCGCTGCGCCTGTTCGCCGAGCTGACGGCGACGGACGGGTCGCTCCTCGTCTGCAAGGGCGAGAAGCGCGCGGACTTCCAGTGGACCGATCTCAAGGGCAAGACGGTCATCGGCAACCGGCCCGGCTCCAGCCCGGAGATGGTGCTGGAGACGATCCTCCGGCAGAACGGCCTTGAGCCCGGCAAGGACGTCACCGTCGTGACGAACATCGCGAACGCCGCCGTGCCGGGCGCGTTCAAGGACGGCGACTACGACTGCGCCGAGATGTGGGAGCCGGTGCCGGAGATGTTCGAGGCCAACGGATGGGGGTACGTCGCCGCCTCGCCGGGCGAGGCCATCGGGCGGCTGCCGTACACCGCCTTCCTCGCGCGGCAGGACATGATCGACGCGCACCCGGACACGATCCAGCGATTCACGAACGCCGTCTACCGCGCGCTGAAGTGGACGTACACCGCGCCGGTCGAGGAGGTGGCGGCGGCTGTGGCGCCGTTCTTCCCGGACACCCCGGCGGAGCTGCTGCAGAAGTCGATCCAGCGCTACCGCGACCTCAAGATCTGGACCGACGACCTCTCCGTCACGCGCGACCAGATGGAGCGCTATGAGCAGATCCTCATGGACGGCGGCCAGCTGCAGGCCCACGTGGCGTACGACGACTACGTCATCACGACGTTCTGGGAGAAGGCGAAGCAGGCCGGCGAGTGA